A portion of the Cryptomeria japonica chromosome 5, Sugi_1.0, whole genome shotgun sequence genome contains these proteins:
- the LOC131043086 gene encoding aspartyl protease APCB1 isoform X2, which translates to MGNMEMRVIKRLFFLLAVVSLGEADVYPIYPKNEQSQISSVVEQDIQRIGRKFQAAVKTTVFKVEGNVFPDGIYYMIAYIGSPPKEYYLDIDTGSDLTWLQCDAPCRSCGKTPHQWYKPRSRSGVSCTHPLCEPVQKASHKKYECKSSSEQCDYDIRYADKGSSLGILIRDSFTVRLTNGTIVRTDSVFGCGYHQYGSLEGKQATDGVLGLSSGIASLPSQWEKQGLIKNVIGLCIAGGGKRGGYMFFGDDHVPTSSMTWVPLLRGPKLRYYHVGPAQMIYGGKPLAKDGDEKSLGGIIFDSGSTYTYFTKKAYGALVSAIKESLGDQLVQDSSDITLPVCWRGEKRFRSIADVTLYFKPLTFNFEEANLEITPEGYLIINTKGNVCLGILDGTDISPYNVIGDISLQGYLVVHDNVNHQIGWTRRACMKFSKSGRRVQALEDPQQLPAQDLGNGVCPYTFYFVHLAKGTNNCHCGQLY; encoded by the exons ATGGGGAATATGGAAATGAGAGTCATaaaaaggctcttttttctgctgGCTGTCGTGTCTTTAGGAGAAGCAGATGTATACCCTATTTATCCCAAGAATGAACAATCCCAGATTTCCTCAGTAGTTGAACAAGACATCCAGAGAATTGGCAGGAAATTTCAAGCAGCTGTAAAGACTACTGTATTTAAAGTGGAAGGCAATGTTTTTCCAGATGG GATTTACTACATGATTGCATATATTGGTAGTCCCCCCAAGGAATATTATTTAGATATAGACACTGGCAGTGACTTAACATGGCTTCAGTGTGATGCCCCCTGCCGAAGTTGTGGCAAG ACACCCCATCAATGGTACAAACCACGATCACGCTCAGGGGTATCATGCACGCATCCTCTGTGTGAACCTGTGCAGAAAGCGAGTCATAAAAAATATGAATGTAAGAGTTCTTCGGAGCAGTGTGATTATGATATTAGATATGCTGATAAAGGGTCCTCGTTGGGAATTCTTATTAGGGACAGCTTCACGGTAAGACTCACCAATGGCACCATCGTCAGGACTGATTCTGTATTTGG GTGTGGATATCACCAATATGGGTCTTTGGAAGGGAAGCAAGCTACAGATGGTGTTTTGGGTCTGAGCAGTGGAATAGCAAGCCTTCCATCTCAATGGGAAAAGCAAGGCCTCATCAAGAATGTCATAGGTCTCTGTATTGCTGGAGGAGGGAAAAGGGGGGGATATATGTTCTTTGGTGATGATCATGTTCCTACCTCGTCCATGACCTGGGTTCCTCTGCTTCGCGGGCCAAAATT GAGATACTACCATGTGGGACCTGCACAAATGATCTATGGCGGAAAACCTCTTGCAAAGGACGGTGATGAAAAAAGTCTAGGAGGCATAATATTCGACAGTGGCAGCACATATACATACTTCACAAAAAAAGCTTATGGCGCTCTTGTCTCTGCA ATCAAAGAAAGCTTAGGAGATCAATTGGTACAAGATTCATCAGATATAACCCTGCCAGTCTGTTGGCGAGGGGAAAAGCGATTCAG ATCCATTGCAGATGTAACATTATACTTCAAACCATTAACATTCAACTTCGAAGAAGCAAATCTCGAAATCACTCCTGAGGGCTATTTGATAATCAAT ACTAAAGGCAATGTCTGTTTAGGGATACTTGATGGCACCGATATTAGTCCCTACAATGTCATTGGAG ACATATCTTTGCAGGGTTATCTTGTGGTTCATGACAATGTCAACCACCAGATTGGCTGGACTCGCAGGGCTTGCATGAAGTTTTCCAA GTCAGGCCGCCGGGTGCAGGCTTTAGAAGATCCCCAACAATTACCGGCTCAAGATCTTGGGAATGGTGTTTGCCCTTACACTTTCTACTTTGTACACCTGGCAAAGGGCACAAATAATTGCCATTGTGGTCAACTATACTGA
- the LOC131043086 gene encoding aspartyl protease APCB1 isoform X1 encodes MGNMEMRVIKRLFFLLAVVSLGEADVYPIYPKNEQSQISSVVEQDIQRIGRKFQAAVKTTVFKVEGNVFPDGIYYMIAYIGSPPKEYYLDIDTGSDLTWLQCDAPCRSCGKTPHQWYKPRSRSGVSCTHPLCEPVQKASHKKYECKSSSEQCDYDIRYADKGSSLGILIRDSFTVRLTNGTIVRTDSVFGCGYHQYGSLEGKQATDGVLGLSSGIASLPSQWEKQGLIKNVIGLCIAGGGKRGGYMFFGDDHVPTSSMTWVPLLRGPKLRYYHVGPAQMIYGGKPLAKDGDEKSLGGIIFDSGSTYTYFTKKAYGALVSAIKESLGDQLVQDSSDITLPVCWRGEKRFRSIADVTLYFKPLTFNFEEANLEITPEGYLIINTKGNVCLGILDGTDISPYNVIGDISLQGYLVVHDNVNHQIGWTRRACMKFSKSGRLQALEDPQQLPAQDLGSGVCPRTYYFVPDTWQRAQIIASDEQEL; translated from the exons ATGGGGAATATGGAAATGAGAGTCATaaaaaggctcttttttctgctgGCTGTCGTGTCTTTAGGAGAAGCAGATGTATACCCTATTTATCCCAAGAATGAACAATCCCAGATTTCCTCAGTAGTTGAACAAGACATCCAGAGAATTGGCAGGAAATTTCAAGCAGCTGTAAAGACTACTGTATTTAAAGTGGAAGGCAATGTTTTTCCAGATGG GATTTACTACATGATTGCATATATTGGTAGTCCCCCCAAGGAATATTATTTAGATATAGACACTGGCAGTGACTTAACATGGCTTCAGTGTGATGCCCCCTGCCGAAGTTGTGGCAAG ACACCCCATCAATGGTACAAACCACGATCACGCTCAGGGGTATCATGCACGCATCCTCTGTGTGAACCTGTGCAGAAAGCGAGTCATAAAAAATATGAATGTAAGAGTTCTTCGGAGCAGTGTGATTATGATATTAGATATGCTGATAAAGGGTCCTCGTTGGGAATTCTTATTAGGGACAGCTTCACGGTAAGACTCACCAATGGCACCATCGTCAGGACTGATTCTGTATTTGG GTGTGGATATCACCAATATGGGTCTTTGGAAGGGAAGCAAGCTACAGATGGTGTTTTGGGTCTGAGCAGTGGAATAGCAAGCCTTCCATCTCAATGGGAAAAGCAAGGCCTCATCAAGAATGTCATAGGTCTCTGTATTGCTGGAGGAGGGAAAAGGGGGGGATATATGTTCTTTGGTGATGATCATGTTCCTACCTCGTCCATGACCTGGGTTCCTCTGCTTCGCGGGCCAAAATT GAGATACTACCATGTGGGACCTGCACAAATGATCTATGGCGGAAAACCTCTTGCAAAGGACGGTGATGAAAAAAGTCTAGGAGGCATAATATTCGACAGTGGCAGCACATATACATACTTCACAAAAAAAGCTTATGGCGCTCTTGTCTCTGCA ATCAAAGAAAGCTTAGGAGATCAATTGGTACAAGATTCATCAGATATAACCCTGCCAGTCTGTTGGCGAGGGGAAAAGCGATTCAG ATCCATTGCAGATGTAACATTATACTTCAAACCATTAACATTCAACTTCGAAGAAGCAAATCTCGAAATCACTCCTGAGGGCTATTTGATAATCAAT ACTAAAGGCAATGTCTGTTTAGGGATACTTGATGGCACCGATATTAGTCCCTACAATGTCATTGGAG ACATATCTTTGCAGGGTTATCTTGTGGTTCATGACAATGTCAACCACCAGATTGGCTGGACTCGCAGGGCTTGCATGAAGTTTTCCAA GTCTGGCCGGCTGCAGGCTTTAGAAGATCCCCAACAATTACCGGCTCAAGATCTTGGGAGTGGCGTTTGCCCTCGCACATACTACTTTGTTCCAGACACCTGGCAAAGGGCACAAATAATTGCCAGTGATGAACAAGAGCTTTAA